In a single window of the Cydia strobilella chromosome 13, ilCydStro3.1, whole genome shotgun sequence genome:
- the LOC134746868 gene encoding uncharacterized protein LOC134746868, with amino-acid sequence MVVFAKAENKRDVCAIKLLRTQNSNLPEIVLASTYMAAEDEPPPVEMNNLIRYCERERLELVISADCNGHHNLWGMETNNKRGLAAQHISNWHVSDELSCSDHRWIRYDLTADTQTPTPRRNPRRTDIPAYKELLEGKLDNNTHTDRPSNTKELEEQVNLLIKNITDSYENTCPLSTSSARGKSSNNNSWWGPELDRMRTKMRRLLNRAMNTRAEEDWDKYKTAKTDYKKRLRYRKSATWRNFCDNISTVTQANRTRKILADQPRQLLGTLRRQDNSTTSSPAETERLLVETHFPGCKVVNEQDPEQQIQLKENGRQQNA; translated from the exons ATGGTCGTATTTGCGAAGGCCGAAAATAAAAG AGACGTGTGTGCCATAAAACTCCTCAGAACACAAAACTCAAATCTACCGGAGATAGTCCTGGCGTCCACCTACATGGCGGCCGAGGACGAACCACCTCCAGTGGAGATGAACAACCTCATACGCTACTGCGAACGAGAAAGGCTCGAGCTGGTCATATCTGCAGACTGCAACGGCCATCACAACCTATGGGGAATGGAAACCAACAACAAAAGAG GACTGGCAGCTCAACACATATCCAACTGGCACGTGTCGGACGAGCTATCCTGCTCCGACCACAGATGGATTCGGTACGACCTAACAGCCGACACACAGACACCCACACCTAGAAGAAACCCGAGACGCACGGACATACCGGCGTACAAGGAACTTCTGGAAGGTAAACTAGacaataacacacacacagacagacctaGCAATACAAAGGAGTTGGAGGAACAGGTAAACTTACTTATTAAGAACATTACCGATAGCTACGAAAACACATGTCCACTATCGACCTCATCAGCTAGAGGGAAAAGCAGTAACAACAACAGCTGGTGGGGACCGGAGTTGGACCGAATGAGAACAAAAATGAGAAGGTTACTTAACAGAGCAATGAACACAAGAGCTGAAGAGGACTGGGATAAGTACAAAACAGCTAAAACAGACTATAAGAAAAGACTGAGATACAGAAAATCAGCCACATGGCGGAATTTCTGCGATAACATATCCACTGTAACACAGGCAAACAGAACAAGGAAAATCCTTGCAGACCAACCAAGGCAACTACTGGGCACCCTGAGGAGACAGGATAATAGCACCACCAGTAGCCCAGCAGAGACAGAAAGGCTACTGGTTGAGACCCACTTCCCAGGATGCAAGGTAGTAAATGAGCAAGACCCGGAACAACAAATCCAACTGAAAGAGAATGGAAGACAGCAGAACGCATAA